In one Gadus morhua chromosome 7, gadMor3.0, whole genome shotgun sequence genomic region, the following are encoded:
- the paxbp1 gene encoding LOW QUALITY PROTEIN: PAX3- and PAX7-binding protein 1 (The sequence of the model RefSeq protein was modified relative to this genomic sequence to represent the inferred CDS: inserted 2 bases in 2 codons; deleted 2 bases in 1 codon; substituted 2 bases at 2 genomic stop codons), whose translation MRRCRRQFLSFDYDEGGHRNHVQKGERANLRRRRNDSDEDEQPXYAGQTCGPVVEEIPFMETSFAAVRRRDPSMATTASNIIILIINLKPIKNERKKFKEICPPPAAIAAPSKASLLSFDDDEEGSEVFRVKKSNYSKKIVKQLKKEYKEDLEKTGPVKQEPSSDGPLLPPMMIKEEPRSTVGGDQGVQEMELDGIEVHEEEAPRGLVSQGHAPVVKGNVMAGSFNTLSSLSSLRPGEIPDAAFIHAARKRRQLARELGGEPPLVETDAPRSGXPREDEEEQDGSDDEDDKRINFSGVKNKSQRRRSQRRXASRASDDEALDTGHDEELSRWEQEQIRKGISIPQVQSNPPEDNTAYYQNSYETQPYGASYNMPYTYSTVDARRGPXPPLVSGPVPYSGPAAELAPVSSDLVKKRLRDRLGQMRTGHEANAKRYDQIVDELTASDSAIHRLEGSSNDNAEQYKFLQEMRGYVGDLLECFGEKVPTILELESAMHQLLRQRAARLVQRRQDDIKDESAEFASLSSKAVMAPSLDSFGRDRTAYQEHARQRRIAEREARRTRRRQAREQDGKRAEHREGLSSDDEETSTDITSFDTERDRIVRECKKVFEDAVEDFHSLDFIKARFEVWRRDYVQCYREAYIGLCLPKLFNPLVRLQLITWSPLQAECANFEYMLWFESLLFYGCEEQGPLRAGDVDVNLLPAIVEKVLISKLSVLAEQVWDPLSSSQTARLVGFIRRLTRSYPTVLHGDNRYTEELLKAVLLRTRRSLDEDVFLPLYPKNVLENKNGGPYLFYERQFWSCVKLLGNILQFEGILSSSCVRELALDSTLNRYILSALQTTDSTDDSVLKCQQLVQCFPAQWFTGMTGQKTLPQLEPLCRYLTHVASTLYRGSLAASDLERRSLKDQIKEVVKMLGQMNALDHIITVATEHGIKDIKPLLEAK comes from the exons ATGAGGCGCTGTCGAAGGCAGTTCCTGAGTTTTGACTACGATGAAGGGGGACATCG AAATCATGTTCAAAAAGGCGAAAGAGCGAACCTCCGACGGAGAAGAAACGACTCGGACGAGGACGAGCAGC TCTACGCCGGCCAGACGTGCGGGCCTGTGGTGGAGGAGATCCCGTTCATGGAGACCAGCTTCGCAGCAGTCCGC CGCCGAGATCCCAGCATGGCAACAACGGCTTCCaacataataatattaatcatTAATTTAAAACCAAtcaaaaatgaaagaaagaaattcaaagaaatatgccctcctcctgctgccatTGCGGCGCCGTCGAAGGCCAGTTTGCTGAGTTTTGACGACGATGAAG AGGGATCCGAGGTGTTCAGGGTGAAGAAATCGAATTACAGCAAGAAGATTGTCAAACAGTTGAAGAAGGAATATAAGGAGGACTTGGAAAAGACCGGCCCTGTGAAACAGGAGCCTAGTTCAG ATGGCCCATTATTGCCCCCTATGATGATCAAAGAGGAGCCCCGCAGCACGGTGGGAGGTGACCAAGGGGTGCAGGAGATGGAGTTGGACGGCATTGAGGTCCACGAAGAAGAGGCTCCCAGGGGCTTAGTCTCCCAGGGACATGCCCCTGTCGTCAAGGGAAACGTCATGGCGGGTTCCTTCAACACCCTGTCGTCCCTTAGCAGCCTCAGGCCAG gggaGATCCCGGACGCCGCGTTCATCCACGCGGCACGGAAACGGCGCCAGCTCGCCAGGGAGCTGGGCGGCGAGCCCCCCCTGGTGGAGACAGACGCCCCAAGAAGCGGCTGACCGCgcgaggatgaggaagagcagGACGGCAGCGACGACGAGGACGACAAGAGGATCAACTTCAGCGGTGTGAAGAACAAGAGCCAGCGCAGAAGATCGCAGAGGAGATAG GCATCGAGGGCAAGTGACGACGAGGCTCTGGATACGGGCCACGACGAGGAGCTGAGCCGCTGGGAGCAGGAGCAGATCCGGAAGGGGATCAGCATACCACAG GTGCAGAGCAACCCCCCAGAGGACAACACGGCCTACTACCAGAACAGCTACGAGACGCAGCCCTACGGTGCCTCCTACAACATGCCCTACACCTACAGCACCGTGGACGCCCGCCGTGGCC GGCCGCCCCTAGTCAGCGGGCCCGTCCCCTACAGCGGCCCCGCTGCGGAGCTGGCCCCGGTCTCCTCCGATCTGGTAAAGAAACGCCTACGGGACAG GCTGGGCCAAATGCGCACAGGCCACGAGGCTAACGCCAAGCGCTACGATCAGATCGTCGACGAGCTCACCGCCTCCGACTCGGCCATACACCGCCTGGAGGGCTCGTCCAATGACAATGCAGAACAATATAAATTCTTGCAGGAGATGCGAGGGTATGTTGGAGACTTGCTTGAGTGTTTCGGTGAAAAG GTGCCCACCATCCTGGAGCTGGAGTCGGCCATGCACCAGTTACTAAGGCAACGGGCCGCGCGTCTCGTCCAGAGAAGACAGGATGATATAAAAGATGAATCGGCGGAGTTTGCAAGCCTTTCAA GCAAAGCCGTCATGGCACCCAGCCTCGACTCGTTCGGCAGGGACCGCACTGCCTACCAGGAGCACGCACGCCAGCGCAGGATAGCCGAGCGAGAGGCCCGCCG GACTCGCAGGCGGCAGGCCCGGGAGCAGGACGGAAAGAGGGCGGAGCACCGCGAAGGCCTGTCCTCGGACGATGAGGAGACGTCCACCGACATCACCAGCTTCGACACGGAGAGAG ATCGTATTGTGCGGGAATGTAAGAAGGTGTTTGAGGACGCGGTGGAAGACTTCCACTCCCTGGACTTTATCAAGGCACGCTTCGAGGTGTGGCGGCGGGACTATGTCCAGTGTTACAGAGAGGCCTACATCGGCTTGTGTCTCCCCAAACTCTTCAACCCGCTGGTCCGACTGCAGCTCATAACCTGGAGCCCCCTACAG GCGGAGTGTGCCAACTTTGAGTACATGCTGTGGTTTGAGTCCCTGCTGTTCTACGGCTGTGAGGAGCAGGGGCCTTTACGGGCCGGAGACGTGGACGTCAACCTGCTGCCCGCCATCGTGGAGAAGGTGCTGATCTCCAAGCTGTCgg TGTTGGCGGAGCAGGTGTGGGACCCCCTGTCCAGCAGCCAGACGGCCAGGCTGGTGGGCTTCATACGCAGGCTGACCAGGAGCTACCCCACGGTGCTGCACGGGGACAACCGCTACACCGAG GAGCTGCTGAAGGCCGTGCTCCTCAGGACCCGACGCTCCCTGGACGAAGACGTCTTCCTGCCTCTCTATCCCAAGAA TGTCCTAGAGAATAAGAACGGTGGACCCTACCTATTCTACGAGAGACAGTTCTGGTCCTGTGTAAAG CTCCTTGGCAACATCCTGCAGTTTGAGGGCATCCTATCCAGCTCGTGTGTGCGGGAGCTCGCCCTGGACAGCACGTTGAACCGCTACATCCTCTCTGCCCTGCAGACCACCGACTCCACGGACGACAGCGTGCTCAAGTGCCAGCAG ctggttcagtgtttccccgCCCAGTGGTTCACGGGGATGACGGGCCAGAAGACGCTGCCTCAGCTGGAGCCGCTGTGCCGCTACCTGACGCACGTGGCCAGCACGCTGTACCGCGGCAGCCTGGCCGCCTCGGACCTGGAGCGCCGCTCACTAAA GGATCAGATCAAAGAGGTGGTGAAGATGCTGGGACAGATGAACGCACTGGACCACATCATCACCGTGGCAACGGAACACGGCATTAAGGACATCAAACCTCTGCTGGAAGCCAAGTAG